A single genomic interval of Phocoenobacter uteri harbors:
- the glnA gene encoding type I glutamate--ammonia ligase yields MSNAAVQNVFKLIEENDIKFVLLHFTNIKGFEHGVSLPVSAVDEDLFEEGKMFDGSSVEGWKAINKADMLLMPIPESAVVDPFAQIPTLSIRCSIYEPTTMQSYDRDPRSIAMRAENYLKSTGIADTVLFGPEPEFFLFDDVRFSNKMNGNSYVVDDIEGAWNTNKKYEDGNNGYRPLVKGGYCAVAPNDSAHDIRSEMCLLLEEMGLVIEAHHHEVATAGQNEIATKFNSLTLKADETQIYKYIVKNVALEHGKTACFMPKPITGDNGSGMHCNMSLSKDGQNIFMGDKYAGLSETALYYIGGIIKHAKALNAFTNPSTNSYKRLVPGFEAPVLLAYSASNRSASIRIPAITNPKATRIEARFPDPLANPYLAFSALLMAGLDGILNKIHPGDAMDKNLYDLPPEELKDIPAVAGSLGEALDSLEKDYEFLTQGGVFSKAFIETFIGMKRKEVERLNMTPHPVEFEMYYA; encoded by the coding sequence ATGTCAAATGCAGCAGTGCAAAATGTATTTAAACTTATAGAAGAAAATGATATTAAATTTGTTCTTCTTCACTTTACCAATATTAAAGGTTTTGAACACGGTGTTTCTTTGCCAGTCAGTGCCGTAGATGAAGATTTATTTGAAGAAGGTAAAATGTTCGATGGCTCATCTGTTGAAGGCTGGAAAGCCATCAATAAAGCCGATATGTTGTTAATGCCAATTCCTGAAAGTGCAGTGGTTGATCCTTTTGCACAAATTCCAACTTTATCAATTCGTTGTAGTATTTATGAACCAACGACAATGCAATCTTACGATCGTGACCCTCGTTCAATCGCAATGCGTGCGGAAAATTATTTAAAATCAACAGGGATTGCGGATACGGTATTATTCGGTCCTGAACCAGAGTTTTTCCTCTTTGATGATGTGCGTTTTAGCAATAAGATGAATGGTAATTCTTATGTGGTTGATGATATTGAAGGGGCGTGGAATACCAATAAAAAATATGAAGATGGCAATAACGGCTATCGTCCATTAGTTAAAGGTGGCTACTGTGCCGTTGCACCAAATGATTCTGCTCACGATATTCGCTCTGAAATGTGTTTATTATTAGAAGAAATGGGCTTAGTGATTGAAGCACACCATCACGAAGTGGCGACAGCGGGGCAGAATGAAATTGCGACTAAATTTAATTCATTAACTTTAAAAGCCGATGAAACCCAAATTTATAAATATATTGTGAAAAATGTTGCTCTAGAGCACGGTAAAACGGCGTGTTTTATGCCAAAACCAATCACAGGTGATAACGGTTCTGGAATGCACTGTAATATGTCATTAAGTAAGGATGGTCAAAATATCTTTATGGGTGATAAATATGCAGGGCTTTCTGAAACGGCATTATACTACATTGGTGGAATCATTAAACACGCCAAAGCTTTAAATGCGTTTACCAACCCTTCAACCAACTCGTATAAACGTTTAGTTCCAGGTTTTGAAGCACCGGTATTATTGGCTTATTCAGCAAGTAACCGCTCAGCATCAATTCGTATTCCTGCGATTACGAATCCAAAAGCAACACGTATCGAAGCACGTTTCCCTGATCCATTAGCAAACCCATACTTAGCTTTCTCAGCCTTGTTAATGGCGGGCTTAGACGGAATTTTAAATAAAATCCACCCAGGTGATGCAATGGATAAAAATCTTTATGATCTTCCTCCAGAAGAATTAAAAGATATTCCTGCGGTAGCTGGTTCATTAGGTGAAGCATTGGATTCATTAGAAAAAGATTATGAATTCTTAACGCAAGGTGGCGTATTCTCAAAAGCGTTTATCGAGACCTTTATTGGAATGAAACGCAAAGAAGTCGAGCGTTTAAATATGACGCCACACCCTGTGGAATTTGAGATGTATTACGCGTAA
- the potB gene encoding spermidine/putrescine ABC transporter permease PotB: protein MKLTSNKFQKATIAVIFVWLVFFVLVPNLLVFVTSVMTKDSSNLVEFTFSLDSYKRLIDPLYSKVLWNSLYMSGIATILCLLVGYPFAFLIAKCPKKYRPFLLFLVILPFWTNSLIRIYGMKIFLGVKGILNTALLSIGVIDSPIRILNTEVAVIIGLVYILLPFMILPLYSSIEKLDNRLLEAAKDLGANGVQRFLRVILPLTMPGIVAGCLLVLLPAMGMFYVADLLGGAKVLLVGNVIKSEFLVTRNWPFGSAISVALTLLMAVMIYIYYRANKLLNKKVELS, encoded by the coding sequence ATGAAACTAACCAGTAATAAATTTCAAAAAGCAACAATCGCTGTTATTTTTGTCTGGTTGGTCTTTTTTGTATTAGTGCCAAACTTACTGGTTTTTGTCACCAGTGTAATGACCAAAGATAGCAGTAATCTTGTTGAATTTACATTCTCATTAGACAGCTACAAGCGTTTAATCGATCCACTATACTCAAAAGTATTGTGGAACTCGCTATATATGTCAGGGATCGCCACAATATTATGTTTATTAGTGGGCTATCCTTTTGCATTTTTAATTGCAAAATGCCCTAAAAAATATCGTCCATTTTTACTTTTTTTAGTGATTTTACCTTTCTGGACAAACTCACTTATCCGTATTTATGGTATGAAAATCTTTTTAGGCGTAAAAGGTATTTTAAATACAGCATTGCTTTCCATCGGTGTCATCGATAGCCCAATTCGTATTCTGAATACCGAAGTGGCAGTTATCATTGGCTTGGTGTATATTTTGCTCCCATTTATGATCTTACCCCTCTATTCTTCGATTGAGAAATTAGATAATCGCCTATTAGAAGCGGCAAAAGATTTAGGTGCTAACGGTGTACAACGTTTTTTACGTGTGATTTTACCGTTAACAATGCCAGGTATTGTGGCAGGCTGTTTATTAGTATTACTACCAGCAATGGGAATGTTCTACGTGGCTGACCTATTAGGTGGGGCAAAAGTCTTGCTTGTGGGTAACGTGATTAAGAGTGAATTCTTAGTAACGCGAAACTGGCCGTTTGGTTCAGCAATCAGCGTTGCATTAACCTTGCTAATGGCGGTGATGATTTATATTTACTACCGTGCAAATAAATTATTAAATAAAAAGGTGGAGTTAAGCTAA
- a CDS encoding threonine/serine ThrE exporter family protein: protein MTNTLSEGEIQRQREITRLSIKTALLLLQHGAESTLVVQMATRLGLALGVDSVECVLTTNGVMLTTLYKDNCITTVRRNLDKGINMHVVTEVSHIVITAEHKIFDIHQVRQNLERVKPKKYNRYLVILMVGLSCACFSHLAGGDWAIFGITFIASSIAMFIRQELVKYHYNHIIVFAITAFVGSIISGLALKYQIGNSPEIALASSVLLLVPGFPLINALADILKGYINMGIGRWTLATVLTFGACIGIVFALSLLQIHSWGGN from the coding sequence ATGACAAATACACTCTCAGAGGGAGAAATCCAACGGCAACGAGAAATCACTCGTTTATCAATCAAAACCGCACTCTTGTTATTACAACACGGTGCAGAAAGTACCTTAGTGGTGCAAATGGCGACAAGGCTCGGATTGGCGTTAGGCGTTGATAGCGTGGAATGCGTTTTAACGACGAACGGCGTAATGCTTACCACTTTGTACAAAGATAACTGCATCACTACCGTACGCCGCAACTTGGATAAAGGGATCAATATGCACGTTGTGACCGAAGTGTCACATATTGTGATCACCGCAGAACATAAAATTTTTGATATCCACCAAGTACGCCAAAATTTAGAACGCGTCAAACCCAAAAAATATAATCGTTATTTGGTGATTCTTATGGTGGGCTTATCCTGTGCCTGTTTCTCCCATTTAGCAGGGGGCGACTGGGCGATTTTTGGGATTACCTTTATAGCATCCTCTATCGCAATGTTTATTCGTCAAGAACTGGTGAAATATCATTATAACCATATTATCGTGTTTGCAATCACCGCCTTTGTTGGCTCCATTATTTCAGGTTTGGCATTAAAATATCAAATTGGTAATAGCCCTGAAATCGCCCTCGCGTCAAGTGTATTGCTACTCGTGCCAGGATTTCCCCTGATCAACGCCCTCGCAGATATTTTAAAAGGCTATATCAATATGGGGATAGGACGCTGGACATTAGCTACAGTGCTGACTTTTGGGGCGTGCATTGGCATTGTGTTCGCCCTAAGTTTGCTACAAATTCATAGCTGGGGAGGAAACTAA
- a CDS encoding threonine/serine exporter family protein, with product MELLLNLIDDMFFAAIPAVGFALIFNVPENALKYCAVLGAIGHAFRTFLIHCEIPLVFATFFAAALIGFIGVHLAKHYLAHPKVFTVAAIIPMIPGVPAYRAMIAVVQIHHYGSSQELFTQMIDNFIQTGFLLGALVFGLALPGLLFYRQRPVV from the coding sequence ATGGAACTGCTACTAAATTTAATTGATGATATGTTTTTTGCTGCCATTCCTGCGGTGGGGTTTGCCCTTATTTTTAATGTGCCTGAAAATGCCCTAAAATATTGTGCGGTGCTTGGGGCAATCGGACACGCTTTTAGAACCTTTTTAATCCATTGTGAAATTCCGCTTGTTTTTGCCACATTTTTTGCCGCAGCTTTGATTGGTTTTATCGGCGTACACCTAGCAAAACATTATCTCGCCCATCCAAAAGTTTTTACCGTTGCTGCAATTATCCCGATGATTCCAGGTGTGCCGGCCTATCGTGCAATGATTGCTGTGGTACAAATTCATCATTATGGCAGCTCTCAGGAATTATTTACCCAAATGATTGATAATTTTATTCAAACGGGCTTTTTACTTGGTGCATTAGTATTTGGATTAGCCTTACCAGGTTTATTATTTTATCGTCAACGACCTGTTGTTTAA
- a CDS encoding NADPH-dependent FMN reductase, protein MTKITVLVGSLRKASVARKMALNVMKMFPENYDVAIYEIGDLPLYNFDYDDANETDFPLPESYTAFRETIKSSDGVLFVTPENNRTIPACLKNAVDIGSKPNADVAWKNKPAGIISHSVGKMGGYSAQKNLRLALSYFDMPLTGQPEIFLGNSPTLLDEAGNINNDKTRDFLQGYINQFVELVEKNK, encoded by the coding sequence ATGACTAAAATTACTGTATTAGTAGGCAGTTTACGTAAAGCCTCAGTGGCAAGAAAAATGGCATTAAATGTAATGAAAATGTTTCCTGAAAACTATGACGTTGCTATCTATGAAATCGGCGATTTACCGCTTTATAACTTTGATTACGATGATGCAAATGAAACAGATTTCCCATTACCAGAAAGCTACACCGCATTCAGAGAAACCATTAAATCTTCTGATGGTGTATTATTCGTTACACCTGAAAACAACCGTACTATCCCTGCGTGTTTAAAAAATGCGGTGGATATTGGTTCAAAACCAAATGCTGACGTTGCGTGGAAAAATAAACCAGCAGGTATCATCAGCCATTCAGTGGGTAAAATGGGCGGTTATTCAGCACAGAAAAACCTTCGTTTAGCACTGTCATACTTTGATATGCCATTAACAGGACAACCTGAAATCTTTTTAGGAAATTCGCCAACTTTATTAGATGAAGCGGGCAATATCAATAACGATAAAACACGTGACTTCTTACAAGGTTACATCAACCAATTCGTTGAATTAGTTGAAAAAAATAAATAA
- the potA gene encoding spermidine/putrescine ABC transporter ATP-binding protein PotA — MEKSNQKPIIELRSLTKSYGDKTIIENFDLTINNGEFLTILGPSGCGKTTVLRLIAGLEDPNGGTIKLDGEDITNIPAEHRHVNTVFQSYALFPHMTIFENVAFGLKMQKVPNAEIKPRVMEALKMVRLDQMANRKPSELSGGQQQRIAIARAVVNKPKVLLLDESLSALDYKLRKEMQNELKELQRQLGITFIFVTHDQEEALTMSDRIIVMNEGNIEQDGTPREIYEEPKTLFIARFIGEINVFNATVIERTDPKTVKANVEGRICDIHTKLPVVEGQKLNVLLRPEDIVIEELDENESAKAVIGHVTNRTYKGMTLETNVMLDRNGMKVLVSEFFNEDDPNIDHSIGQKVALTWYEGWEVVLNDETNQ; from the coding sequence ATGGAAAAGTCAAATCAAAAACCCATCATTGAATTACGCTCATTAACCAAAAGTTACGGCGATAAAACTATCATAGAAAACTTCGATCTTACCATTAACAATGGTGAGTTTTTAACCATCCTAGGGCCTTCTGGTTGTGGTAAAACGACGGTTTTACGTTTAATTGCCGGTTTAGAAGATCCAAATGGTGGAACGATTAAGCTTGATGGCGAGGATATTACTAATATTCCAGCAGAACATAGGCACGTGAACACGGTGTTTCAAAGTTATGCTCTTTTCCCTCATATGACAATTTTTGAGAATGTGGCTTTTGGCTTAAAAATGCAAAAAGTACCAAATGCAGAAATTAAACCTCGTGTAATGGAAGCGTTAAAAATGGTTCGTTTAGATCAAATGGCGAACCGTAAACCAAGTGAACTTTCAGGTGGACAACAACAGCGTATTGCTATTGCACGTGCTGTGGTGAATAAACCAAAAGTGTTATTACTTGATGAATCTCTTTCTGCATTAGATTATAAATTGCGTAAAGAGATGCAAAATGAATTAAAAGAATTACAACGTCAGCTTGGGATTACCTTTATTTTCGTGACTCACGATCAAGAAGAAGCATTAACAATGTCAGATCGTATCATCGTAATGAATGAAGGAAACATCGAGCAAGACGGTACACCTCGTGAAATTTATGAAGAGCCAAAAACCTTGTTTATTGCACGCTTTATCGGTGAAATTAACGTATTCAACGCAACCGTTATTGAGCGAACTGATCCAAAAACAGTAAAAGCAAACGTGGAAGGACGAATTTGTGATATTCACACCAAACTTCCTGTTGTTGAAGGGCAAAAACTCAACGTTTTATTACGTCCAGAAGATATCGTGATTGAAGAGCTTGATGAAAATGAAAGTGCAAAAGCGGTTATCGGACACGTAACAAACCGTACCTATAAAGGGATGACCCTAGAAACAAACGTAATGCTTGATCGTAACGGAATGAAAGTTTTGGTAAGCGAATTCTTTAATGAAGACGATCCAAATATCGATCACTCTATCGGTCAAAAAGTGGCATTAACTTGGTATGAAGGTTGGGAGGTTGTACTTAACGATGAAACTAACCAGTAA
- the potC gene encoding spermidine/putrescine ABC transporter permease PotC yields the protein MKKVLKSLFSLSVYAFLYIPIIILVVNSFNADRYGLHWKGFDLKWYERLFSNDTLMQSAFHSVTIAFFAATVATIIGGLTAIALYRYRFRGKQFVGGMLFIVMMSPDIVMAVSFLALFMFVGMALGFWSLLFAHITFCLPYVVVTVSSRLSDFDGKMLDAARDLGASEFTILRKIIFPLILPAVVSGWLLSFTISLDDVVISSFVTGVSYEVLPLKIFSLVKTGVTPEVNALATLMIIFSLILIVLSQIVSKKKV from the coding sequence ATGAAAAAAGTATTAAAAAGCCTTTTTAGTCTCAGCGTGTATGCGTTTTTATATATTCCGATTATCATTTTAGTTGTAAATTCATTCAATGCGGATCGCTACGGTCTGCACTGGAAAGGCTTTGACTTAAAATGGTATGAACGTTTATTTAGTAATGATACCTTAATGCAATCTGCATTTCACTCAGTAACTATTGCCTTTTTTGCGGCAACGGTCGCAACAATCATCGGTGGCTTAACCGCGATTGCGTTATATCGCTACCGTTTCAGAGGCAAACAGTTCGTGGGCGGAATGCTATTTATCGTAATGATGTCGCCAGATATCGTTATGGCAGTTTCATTCCTTGCACTCTTTATGTTTGTGGGAATGGCGTTAGGATTTTGGTCACTACTCTTTGCACACATCACATTCTGTCTACCTTATGTGGTAGTAACCGTTTCATCAAGATTGAGTGATTTTGACGGAAAAATGCTTGATGCGGCGAGAGATTTGGGTGCGAGTGAATTTACGATTTTACGTAAAATCATCTTCCCATTGATTCTACCAGCGGTAGTGTCAGGGTGGTTATTAAGCTTTACAATTTCTCTTGATGATGTGGTTATCTCATCGTTTGTAACAGGCGTGAGCTATGAAGTTTTACCACTTAAAATCTTCTCATTAGTGAAAACAGGGGTAACCCCAGAAGTAAACGCTCTTGCAACCTTAATGATTATTTTCTCATTGATACTGATTGTATTAAGTCAGATCGTCAGTAAGAAAAAAGTTTAA